A single window of Fusobacterium sp. FSA-380-WT-3A DNA harbors:
- a CDS encoding site-specific DNA-methyltransferase — protein PPPPPPPPPPPPPPPPPPPPPPPPPHKLTTNSETSGRYHSDWLNMMYPRLKLARNLLTDNGVIFISMDENEIHNLRKLCDEIFGEENYLGDIIRKTKSITSAANNGINIQHEYVCIYCKKFVILCGEKKSFSDFSNEDNDPNGEWKSIDPTAPRDGDTYPIINPYTGKKDVPPKGRAWFFAKEKLEEYIYNGRIKFKKEHLNNERGFIFKRYKKELKSEYNYVNTLFATENNYLNQVATKDIIEMFKNKMFDFTKPEVFIRKLIQYADLKKEDIILDFFSGSATTAHAVMQLNAEDGGNRKYIMIQLPEPCDEKSEAYKAGYKNICEIGKERIRRAGEKIKGDESLPVENREKLDIGFKVFKLDSSNIKEWDSETENLEQSLFDSIDNIKSDRTSLDVLYEILLKYGLELTVPIVETKNFYSIGGGTLLVNLDKKISMEVIDSICEEYKNLLEIDEEFKTTVVLRDSSFKNDVDKTNAMKKLEQIGIKEIRSI, from the coding sequence CCCCCCCCCCCCCCCCCCCCCCCCCCCCCCCCCCCCCCCCCCCCCCCCCCCCCCCCCCCCCCCCCCCCCCCCCCCCCACAAATTAACTACTAATTCAGAAACAAGTGGAAGATATCATTCTGATTGGTTAAATATGATGTATCCTAGATTAAAGTTAGCAAGAAATCTTTTAACAGATAATGGAGTAATATTTATCTCAATGGATGAAAATGAAATACATAATTTAAGAAAATTATGTGATGAAATATTTGGGGAAGAAAATTATTTAGGAGATATAATTAGAAAAACTAAATCTATAACAAGTGCAGCAAACAATGGTATTAATATTCAGCATGAATATGTTTGTATTTATTGTAAAAAATTTGTAATATTATGTGGAGAAAAGAAAAGTTTTTCAGATTTTTCTAATGAAGATAATGATCCAAATGGAGAATGGAAAAGTATTGATCCAACAGCTCCTAGAGATGGGGATACTTATCCTATTATAAATCCATATACAGGAAAAAAAGATGTTCCACCTAAAGGAAGAGCTTGGTTTTTTGCAAAAGAAAAATTAGAAGAATATATATATAACGGAAGAATTAAATTTAAAAAAGAACATTTAAATAATGAAAGAGGATTTATATTTAAAAGATATAAAAAAGAATTGAAAAGTGAATATAATTATGTAAATACATTATTTGCAACAGAAAATAATTATTTGAATCAAGTAGCAACTAAAGATATAATAGAAATGTTTAAAAATAAAATGTTTGATTTTACAAAACCTGAAGTTTTTATTAGGAAATTAATTCAATATGCAGATTTAAAAAAAGAAGATATTATCCTTGACTTCTTCTCTGGTTCAGCTACAACAGCCCATGCAGTAATGCAACTTAATGCTGAAGATGGAGGAAATAGAAAATATATAATGATACAACTACCAGAACCTTGTGATGAAAAATCAGAAGCATATAAAGCAGGATATAAAAATATTTGTGAAATAGGAAAAGAAAGAATAAGAAGAGCAGGAGAAAAAATAAAAGGAGATGAAAGCTTACCAGTAGAAAATAGAGAAAAATTAGATATAGGATTTAAAGTATTTAAATTAGACTCATCAAATATAAAAGAATGGGATAGCGAAACAGAAAATTTAGAACAAAGTTTATTTGATTCAATAGATAATATAAAATCAGATAGAACATCATTAGATGTATTATATGAAATTCTATTAAAATATGGATTAGAATTAACAGTTCCAATAGTAGAAACTAAAAATTTCTATTCAATAGGCGGAGGAACATTATTAGTTAATTTAGATAAAAAAATTAGTATGGAAGTAATAGATTCAATTTGTGAAGAATATAAAAATCTATTAGAAATAGATGAGGAGTTTAAAACAACAGTAGTTTTAAGAGATAGTTCATTTAAAAATGATGTAGATAAAACAAATGCAATGAAAAAATTAGAGCAAATAGGAATAAAAGAAATAAGAAGTATATAA